The genomic window GTTCACCATCACAAGTATGAAATTAAAGACTCAAAATCAAATGTGTCGTGCATAATTGATAACTGATTAAGAAAGGAAGAAAATTATGTATGGAACCAACCTGCAACCGCAATTTCAGAGGTGCAAGTTTTAGTGCAAGGAGCATCATGTAGGTATCCATAGTTGAGTATAGCACCCATAAGAATAGAGTAGCTTGGAAAGTATCCAAAGTTTACCAATGGTTTATCATCCTGCAATCAATCTGAAGTTATGTACAGAGGCCAAAGGCAGAACACAAAAACACAAAAGAAAACTGATTATGCAGTTACCTCATTTAGGGAAAGGAGACTATCCCAAAATTCAGATGCAGAATCTTGCAACTTCTTATTGGATGAGTACAGCACTGGTGGCTAATGGTGGTAAGCATACAAGGCAATCTAAAAGAACAATTTTGAACTGAGCTAAGCATAGATCCTTACACTTGGTTAGCACCCCTGATGCTATAGAGTCTTCAACAGAACCATATAGGAGTACCAACTTCAAAAGCCATCCATTGATCAGCATGCCTTCTAAAAAGCCCTCTCCTGCATAAATAACATTAAGAAGTTGCTTACATTATCTGCAAGAGGAAAAACCAAATCCTGAAAGCAAACATAACTAGATACAAAAGAAAATAACCAGTCATGGTGGCACAATGCGAAACAGAAGGGATAAATCAAATACAAGTAAAGCAATAGTGTCTACTTTTAGTCAAATACGAGAATTACACGCGCATAACAAAACTAACCTCGTTCAATTTCTAGATCAAAACCTAACTGCTCATCTCCACAGAATGATTGCAAAAGTTGGCAATTTTCAACTCCCGTGCCATTAAGAACTGAGGGTGATTTCTGCAAGTACAGTTAATGAAGATACTTTAGTAGTAgaaactagaaaaataaaaaacagaacCTAGCATTGAAGATAAACTGAACAAATTTAGGGCCATTTAACCTGACAGCCGAAAACTTGCTGGCCCCATTGGGGTACATCCTCTCCAGGATCCATCGCTTTCGCCTTTAAGTAAAGTAAGATATATATTAAAGAAAAACAGGTGCAATCTATAAGGACATATGGCTTATTTGACAATTACCTTCTCCTCACACTCCTCCACAAATTTGCAGAAGTCAATCTCCTTCTCCCTGACCTGCTTGTCTTCATCGTCTGAATTGTCTCCTTTGGGGCGACCCTTAGACTTAGCAGCAGCAGAAGCTTTGAGCTCATCCTTACCGGAATTAAAGTAATCTTCTACGAGATCATCCAGCCCAATAACCTTCTTCCTGCAATGGACACTGACTTTGATCAATGATTGCTAAATCGCTAGAATGACCGTATCATTGATAGGCTAAACCCGAATTGCACGCCACGGGGGCCAGATGACTCCGGTGGTAAAATTCCACCAAGCATTCTCCCAGATAAAGACACATTAAACAAGCTTTTGCTCTGCGAGCACACCACAAAATAGTTGGGCCCTGTATTTGTTCACAATACATCCAATTTTGCGTTTTATCAAGCTTATTAGTTCATCCTTTCTTTCCTGTGTCTAGAGATTTTCCATTGACCTTACAGGTTGCTGCCTCTAATGCGAGTGCTACTAAAAAGCGGCGCGACCGGTTGATCATCCGGTACTGATCATTTCCTTTTATGTATTCACAAGACATATTTTCTCAAGCTTAGTCCATCATTTCCTTTTCTGTGGATAGAGATTTTCCTAGCACTACTAGTTGCTTCGATGATACAGGCTGCTGCCTCTGATGCTACTGCTACTGGTGCCATCCTTCTAACACCGCGACGGATGGGTCAATCGATACCAACATACTCAATCATGGAAATTCTCATTTGATAGCATCAGCCTCTAATAAAAGTGGTAAGCCCTAAAATCACCAGTAGAAGGAAACGCCCCACGTCCATACAGCTGAAAACCTGAGCAAGTGCGCCATGTTCATACGAAATCAAATCTAATCGAAACTCGCCATCCACGTGTCCCTGCCGCAGAAACCTATCGGCGGAAATCGAGAACGAGACTGGAATGGATTCGAATGGGGGAGGAAAGGGACGGCGGCGCGGGAGTACCTCTTAGCGGGGCGGCGGACGGTGAGGAGGGGGTCGTTATCCCCCTCGAAGTCGAGGGGATCGTCAATCTTCATCCCACCGGCACCAGGACCAGCAGCGGGATGGATTTGGGGGAGATGGGTTTGCGTTGCCGCCCTCCCAAACCTTAACCTGGCTGGGCGCCGAACTGAGGTGCCGTggctcctccctctctctctctccgctttGTCTGCGAAGCTGCAACAGACCGCCACCACCTGCAAGCCCAGCCCACGGCCCAGCCAGACTGCGGCCTGATGAGTGCAAGCGGCCCTTCTCTTCTGTTTCTGAGACTCGGATAAAAAGGACTGCACAAGTTCAGATAGTAGGGTCCTCCTGACATTGCCGACCACCGCCGCCGGCCTCTCCGCTTTCTTCGGCTGCCGGCGCGCGCCTCGCCCGTCGCGGCTCCTCTCCGGCGGTTGCCATCGTTCTCCGCCCTCCCGCAGCAGCTATAGAGTTCCTGCCCCTCCCGCCTCTCTCTCTGAATCGATCCAAGACCAGCGGTCAGTGGCCGGCACGGACACCGACTCCAGACTCCAGATTCGAAGTGCTCTAGAccggccgccggccgccggcctccACTGCCTCGGCAAGGTGGACACGGTTAGGTACGTCTACATGCCAAATTGCAATGTCCTGTTCTTTTTCCATGCGCCCGCACGACTACTGTATGTAACCAATAACGAAGCAACGGAAGTTCAACGCTCAGCATTCAAACAGAAAGGGCAAAAGCATTGCAATGTCCTATTGCTGATTCCTACCGTCAATTCGCCGATGTCCCTTCCTGTATCGGTAGGATGGGTGTTTGACAGTAGTAATTTCAACTTCACTAGCACAGTCCTACTTTCACAATGTCACCAGGGCACTTAGCTAGTTTATGATAGCAAATGTACACAAACCGGCAGCCAAATGCAGATTTCACTCAAGTTCAAAAATCTATACCGCCACTTTACTATATGATTTTCTCTAGGTGCAGCTCCAAGAACACGTTTCTTGTAGTGTCGGGTGATGGCCAACAGTGAGTATGAGTATGTGAAGAGGGAATTTGAGTTCGACCGCCGCCTCCCGGCCTCCAACTGGATTGTTGTCCGCATCGACGGCTGCCATTTTCACCGGTATAGTTCATCTCTTCCCCAGGGTAATAGAAAACCAGTTTATATGTACGTTTCTTAATTTTTTCCGCAACCCTGTTAAGTGATTGCTGCTTTCTATTATAGCTGATAGTCTCTAAACCTTGACTGGTTGCTCTCATTGTACTTTGCTCACTTCCTAGCTGTACACTGATATGGTCACTAGTGGTCAAGCAACTGCATCGACCATCTTGTCATCTTAATTCTTGGTCTAGTTCatgcaccaatatctcttgcttgAGGGTTTTTTGTGATGATAAACATATGGGAAACATGCAAATAAGTTTACATTATGCAAATATGGGGATCACTGTTGCTCCAGATTAAAAATATTTATCTTTGTTGTTTTTTTCCAGTGTCCACTAATTTCAGTTTTCTTTTTGTTAGATTCTCGAAGATACATGCCTTTGAGAAACCAAATGATGATAATGCTTTAAGATTGATGAATGCTTGTGCCACCTCTATGCTCGAGAAGTTCCCTGATATAGTGTTTGCTTATGGTGTTAGCGACGAGTACAGGTATAACATCGAAGTTAGAATTACAAAATTGTATGCAGATTTGGCGCcaaaaaaaattatatgcaaataCCGTTGTGAATGCACATTCTTTTTTTAATTGTGCAGGTCCCGTTCTTCCTGTTTGAAAGACTTCTGTTCATTCTTTGGATAATAATCTAAGTG from Triticum aestivum cultivar Chinese Spring chromosome 3B, IWGSC CS RefSeq v2.1, whole genome shotgun sequence includes these protein-coding regions:
- the LOC123069457 gene encoding uncharacterized protein isoform X2 gives rise to the protein MKIDDPLDFEGDNDPLLTVRRPAKRKKVIGLDDLVEDYFNSGKDELKASAAAKSKGRPKGDNSDDEDKQVREKEIDFCKFVEECEEKAKAMDPGEDVPQWGQQVFGCQKSPSVLNGTGVENCQLLQSFCGDEQLGFDLEIERGEGFLEGMLINGWLLKLVLLYGSVEDSIASGVLTKLLYSSNKKLQDSASEFWDSLLSLNEDDKPLVNFGYFPSYSILMGAILNYGYLHDAPCTKTCTSEIAVADTSDGGPPQNITAWLRVVSACCKIRKMHAVFSPSEAEDVLVIVISLFLDRRLEGLLLILGDCLNSLISYFNTSEWESSCLIVAESISKRVKMDLNCLRLVDCITGTNDRSKFLRSQLALQLLKNSFCLKVANVERILKSVTSINVKEKECNFFVLYVHIVLMDNLLFSSDAFRNKTAIIDAWRNFLRNCSTHIGCTDWRFYASKVRNKASYLLQGAMLKRPAGSGSIPAK
- the LOC123069457 gene encoding uncharacterized protein isoform X1 is translated as MKIDDPLDFEGDNDPLLTVRRPAKRKKVIGLDDLVEDYFNSGKDELKASAAAKSKGRPKGDNSDDEDKQVREKEIDFCKFVEECEEKAKAMDPGEDVPQWGQQVFGCQKSPSVLNGTGVENCQLLQSFCGDEQLGFDLEIERGEGFLEGMLINGWLLKLVLLYGSVEDSIASGVLTKLLYSSNKKLQDSASEFWDSLLSLNEDDKPLVNFGYFPSYSILMGAILNYGYLHDAPCTKTCTSEIAVADTSDGGPPQNITAWLRVVSACCKIRKMHAVFSPSEAEDVLVIVISLFLDRRLEGLLLILGDCLNSLISYFNTSEWESSCLIVAESISKRVKMDLNCLRLVDCITGTNDRSKFLRSQLALQLLKNSFCLKVSMVANVERILKSVTSINVKEKECNFFVLYVHIVLMDNLLFSSDAFRNKTAIIDAWRNFLRNCSTHIGCTDWRFYASKVRNKASYLLQGAMLKRPAGSGSIPAK